A genome region from Deinococcus humi includes the following:
- a CDS encoding TetR/AcrR family transcriptional regulator, with amino-acid sequence METLTDSDERARQAAQPKRADARRNQQTLLDAAAALFVTSGVNVPVREIALKAGVGVGTIYRHFPTRADLIVAVYRYQVEACAEAGPQLLASSASPYAALGQWIDLFVDFLTTKHGLAAVMQSDKAGFDTLHAYFLDRLVPVCAGLLDAAAQAGEIHPGLEPYALMRGVGNLCVGAGGDPRYDARRLVSLLVAGLQMQSASPT; translated from the coding sequence ATGGAGACCTTGACCGACAGTGATGAGCGAGCACGGCAAGCCGCCCAGCCCAAACGGGCCGACGCCCGGCGCAACCAGCAGACGCTGCTCGACGCCGCCGCCGCCCTGTTCGTGACGTCCGGCGTGAATGTGCCGGTGCGCGAGATCGCGCTCAAAGCCGGGGTCGGGGTGGGCACGATCTACCGGCACTTCCCGACTCGGGCGGACCTGATCGTCGCGGTCTATCGTTATCAGGTCGAGGCCTGCGCTGAAGCCGGTCCACAGCTCCTGGCGAGCAGCGCCAGTCCTTACGCCGCGCTTGGACAGTGGATCGACCTCTTCGTGGATTTCCTGACCACCAAACACGGGCTTGCGGCCGTCATGCAGTCCGACAAGGCCGGCTTCGACACGCTGCACGCCTACTTCCTCGACCGCCTAGTGCCAGTGTGTGCCGGGTTGCTGGACGCCGCCGCTCAGGCCGGGGAGATTCACCCTGGCCTGGAGCCCTACGCCCTGATGCGCGGCGTAGGTAACCTCTGCGTCGGCGCTGGCGGTGACCCTCGCTACGATGCCCGTCGGCTGGTCAGCCTGCTTGTTGCCGGACTGCAAATGCAGTCCGCGTCGCCGACCTAG
- a CDS encoding helix-turn-helix domain-containing protein, which yields MSRPLRYKVELSEEQEQTLKTLVTTESGKARVMTRACILLMTHQQMADSDIKEALGISVQTVKSTRKRFVLGGLYAALFDAPHTGRPAKFDGKDRAAITALACSEAPEGHARWSIRLLAEKAVELNVVDGIAPSTVFYMLKKRGPAAPQKATVHRATDSELPVRDGARAGCLFN from the coding sequence ATGAGCCGTCCCCTACGCTACAAAGTGGAATTGAGTGAGGAGCAGGAGCAGACGCTGAAGACCCTGGTCACGACAGAGAGTGGCAAGGCGCGGGTCATGACCCGCGCCTGCATTCTACTGATGACCCATCAGCAGATGGCCGACTCGGACATTAAAGAAGCCCTTGGAATCAGCGTCCAGACGGTGAAGTCCACCCGAAAGCGCTTTGTCCTGGGTGGCCTGTATGCAGCACTGTTCGATGCGCCGCATACAGGCCGACCCGCGAAGTTTGATGGCAAGGACCGGGCGGCCATCACCGCGCTCGCGTGCAGTGAAGCCCCCGAAGGTCATGCCAGGTGGAGCATTCGTCTGCTAGCAGAAAAAGCGGTGGAATTGAATGTCGTCGACGGCATTGCGCCGTCGACGGTGTTCTACATGCTCAAAAAACGCGGTCCAGCTGCACCACAAAAGGCAACGGTGCATCGCGCAACTGACAGCGAACTTCCTGTACGAGATGGAGCGCGTGCTGGATGTCTATTTAATTGA
- a CDS encoding type IV secretory system conjugative DNA transfer family protein, with amino-acid sequence MRVNYAKFMLRYLLAMLVVSASLALFMLGLWPLALASLLAGFWFVHNFKDTVAERRYDGHFARPAELDTLTHRPLEGDGVLIGSAYRTLLAVRPGSAGKKELGHFMWFGPNRSGKGLSITSNLLQWRGSALVVDIKGEISEATAGYRQDVLGQKVIILNPSSFERSHRFDPFAEMETDEQIFSAATAFMSPDQDGENAVFAQRAAAALAAIIKAAKVNGWPVIPTLDGLLYDAEGLKGAALKLHKLGDRMVSKWLTAFLSKAPDKMDWAAAENDRFLKNSWQRLVTAAQYLTTDGVIHMTSASDFRARDLMDRPVTVYLVFRESELDLTLPLFNLVVDSIIRTMLRTYDLNVPHYSQHGVKTLGIFDEAYRATPHNLPDYSATVSGRGIYLCMYVQSLAQLGERWGRGGKTTLLDNIHTKIFLPSVDRNESDKESTAAFVSNSCGQYMVEDRSLNKQEHAHELSSGVRLTTRELITAAEFGQLKPTHSVILTNELPPIFAHRLEPWRFKSFEVAQAFPLPEIDVSDDLETPERAEVAAEAPPVTRVNRAALEPQAAQVTPSVGADQAATTPQTADLDGAAASGKSSAGMGERHEEEPLIGF; translated from the coding sequence GTGAGGGTCAACTACGCGAAGTTCATGCTGCGCTACCTGCTCGCCATGCTGGTGGTCAGCGCGTCGCTGGCGCTGTTCATGCTGGGCCTGTGGCCGCTGGCCCTGGCCTCATTGCTGGCTGGATTCTGGTTCGTCCACAACTTCAAAGACACGGTGGCCGAGCGCCGTTACGACGGCCACTTCGCCCGGCCCGCCGAACTGGACACCCTCACGCACCGTCCTCTGGAAGGAGACGGAGTGCTGATCGGGTCCGCCTACCGCACCCTGCTGGCGGTGCGGCCCGGCTCGGCGGGCAAAAAGGAACTGGGCCATTTCATGTGGTTCGGCCCCAACCGCAGCGGCAAAGGCCTGAGCATCACCTCCAACCTGCTGCAATGGCGGGGCAGCGCCCTCGTTGTGGACATCAAGGGCGAGATCAGCGAGGCGACGGCGGGCTACCGGCAGGACGTGCTGGGGCAAAAAGTGATCATCCTCAATCCCAGCAGCTTCGAGCGCAGCCACCGCTTTGACCCCTTCGCGGAGATGGAAACCGACGAGCAGATTTTCAGCGCGGCCACCGCCTTCATGTCGCCGGATCAGGACGGCGAGAACGCCGTGTTCGCGCAGCGGGCCGCTGCCGCGCTGGCCGCCATCATCAAGGCCGCCAAGGTGAACGGCTGGCCGGTCATTCCCACCCTGGACGGACTGCTGTACGACGCCGAGGGCCTTAAAGGCGCGGCCCTGAAGCTGCACAAGCTGGGCGACCGGATGGTCAGCAAGTGGCTGACGGCTTTCCTGTCGAAAGCGCCCGACAAGATGGACTGGGCGGCAGCGGAAAATGACCGCTTTCTCAAAAACAGCTGGCAGCGCCTGGTCACGGCGGCCCAGTACCTCACCACCGACGGCGTGATCCACATGACCAGTGCCAGCGATTTCCGCGCCAGGGACCTGATGGACCGGCCCGTGACGGTGTACCTGGTCTTCCGGGAGTCGGAACTCGATCTGACCCTCCCCCTGTTCAATCTGGTGGTGGATTCGATCATTCGGACCATGCTCCGCACCTATGACCTGAATGTGCCGCACTATTCGCAGCACGGCGTCAAAACCCTGGGCATCTTCGACGAGGCCTACCGGGCGACGCCGCACAACCTGCCCGACTACAGCGCCACCGTGTCAGGCCGGGGTATTTACCTGTGCATGTACGTGCAGAGCCTCGCACAGCTCGGCGAGCGCTGGGGCCGGGGCGGCAAGACCACCTTGCTCGATAACATCCACACCAAGATCTTCCTGCCATCCGTGGACCGCAACGAGTCGGACAAGGAAAGCACCGCCGCCTTCGTGTCCAACAGTTGCGGGCAGTACATGGTGGAAGACCGCAGCCTGAACAAGCAGGAACACGCGCATGAACTGTCGAGCGGCGTCCGGTTGACGACACGGGAGCTGATCACCGCCGCCGAGTTCGGCCAGCTCAAGCCCACCCACAGCGTCATCCTGACCAACGAGCTGCCGCCGATCTTCGCGCACCGCCTGGAGCCGTGGCGGTTCAAGAGCTTTGAGGTGGCTCAGGCCTTTCCCCTGCCAGAGATTGACGTTTCCGATGATCTGGAAACGCCGGAAAGGGCTGAGGTGGCGGCTGAGGCTCCGCCGGTCACGCGGGTCAACCGCGCCGCGTTGGAGCCGCAAGCGGCTCAGGTGACACCATCCGTTGGAGCGGATCAGGCGGCCACCACCCCCCAGACGGCTGATCTTGACGGGGCCGCCGCCTCCGGAAAGTCGTCCGCAGGCATGGGGGAGCGACACGAAGAGGAGCCGCTGATCGGCTTCTAG
- a CDS encoding tyrosine-type recombinase/integrase: protein MTPFEMAVELYRGDLVARASHLASLHPEELRRRAVQAARDKDTATLWALTEAYLTTHGVTGALVSRHTLRVYGQAARTFMAYATEHAVNLLNPSANVGLLYLRHLEADNKSASTVRVMLAGARTLYKALRWSGATTADAFADARAARDFTAAWDKRQPYTEEEIQSLLDHADARMRALLLLCGHTGLRIGEALLLAWADVDLGARALTVRNGKGGKTRRVNLSSSLVAALEALAGEEGPVIGGGADAARERLHWLCKRVGVSNRGFHSLRHYAGTRLVREGHTLDATARHLGHASIETARIYAKWADDSLRETLDRW from the coding sequence ATGACCCCCTTCGAAATGGCGGTAGAGCTTTATCGGGGCGACCTCGTCGCCCGCGCTTCCCACCTCGCCAGCCTGCATCCCGAGGAGCTGCGCCGCCGCGCCGTCCAAGCCGCCCGCGACAAGGACACCGCCACCCTCTGGGCCTTGACTGAGGCTTACCTGACCACCCACGGCGTAACCGGCGCACTCGTCAGCCGGCACACCCTGCGGGTCTACGGCCAAGCCGCCCGTACCTTCATGGCCTACGCCACCGAGCACGCCGTCAACCTGCTGAACCCCAGCGCGAATGTCGGGTTGCTGTACCTGCGGCACCTGGAGGCGGATAACAAGAGCGCGTCCACCGTACGCGTGATGCTGGCCGGGGCGCGGACGCTCTACAAGGCGCTGCGCTGGTCCGGGGCGACCACAGCGGACGCCTTCGCGGATGCGAGGGCCGCTCGTGACTTCACCGCCGCTTGGGACAAGCGCCAGCCCTACACCGAGGAGGAGATCCAGAGTCTGCTGGACCACGCTGACGCCCGCATGCGGGCGCTGCTGCTGCTATGCGGGCACACCGGACTGCGGATCGGGGAAGCCCTGCTGCTGGCCTGGGCTGATGTGGACCTGGGTGCCCGCGCCCTGACCGTCAGGAATGGCAAGGGCGGCAAGACCCGACGGGTCAACCTGTCCAGCTCGCTGGTGGCTGCCCTAGAAGCGCTGGCAGGTGAGGAAGGACCGGTGATCGGCGGCGGTGCGGACGCGGCCCGTGAGCGGCTGCACTGGCTGTGTAAACGGGTCGGGGTTAGCAACAGGGGCTTCCACTCGCTACGCCACTACGCCGGAACCCGGTTGGTCCGCGAGGGCCACACTTTGGACGCCACCGCCCGCCACCTGGGCCACGCCTCGATCGAGACCGCCCGGATCTATGCCAAGTGGGCCGATGATAGCCTGCGCGAGACGCTGGACAGGTGGTAA
- a CDS encoding DNA methyltransferase — MSKLSDLDRRTLIKLLNDGNDVPTEYKDILFRPERREYELTYANKIREEEIIIDTLAIPMQAIRHYGEVDEDWRNKLIFGDNLQSLKTLVKMKERGEISSADGTSGVKLIYIDPPFATRQDFKASKEEKAYQDKIAGAKFIEFIRKRLILLRNLLAEDGSIFIHLDQRKIHYIKVIADEVFGEHNFRNEIILPGRAAKNLQQQFDSIAKLNVRHDTLLWYSKSGKTRFSKSWVRKHSESNPNGHWHSFWSTADRPTMRYPLLGVTPETGQWTWKEDRALKAFENHQRFLQEAGDRTLVEYWRDTGKSLQFLRAGDEDGKPQYWRAPSDIQLTDTVWSGVPIYSSSTKYPTEKNEALLSQIIELASSEGDLVLDAFAGSGTTLSTAQKLSRRWIGIDVGKLSIYTIQKRLLNLINSSEILKSNTGFTLYNAGLYDFSKLKTLSEGDWRFFALALFQCDDLVHFVNGIKFDGKRSGDDVLIFDHLLGNGAVLDLGFIDNLHQALDGKATDEIYIIAPAASVVFLNDYIDKDQVRYWILRIPYSIINELHLTQFQAPKQPINSEEINIVVESVGFDFMNQPRVKCTFTRAGDQAYIIIDDFVSRALSVDNTAQSSDIDKLSMILIDFDYTNEFEADSTISAFSMDEVFYANEIKTSPPSISFSYRDLGEHCMIIYIDIFGNEYTEIKSRSDFIENWDNIPAKLSKNTIRKGDTND, encoded by the coding sequence GTGTCAAAGCTTTCAGATTTAGATAGAAGAACGCTGATCAAATTACTGAATGATGGTAACGACGTTCCAACTGAATATAAAGATATATTATTTCGGCCAGAACGACGAGAATATGAATTGACGTATGCCAACAAAATAAGAGAAGAAGAAATAATTATTGATACTTTAGCCATTCCAATGCAGGCAATTCGCCATTATGGGGAAGTCGACGAAGACTGGAGAAACAAATTAATCTTCGGAGATAACTTACAGTCTCTTAAGACGCTAGTCAAAATGAAAGAGCGTGGCGAGATTAGTAGCGCCGATGGCACATCGGGGGTAAAGCTCATTTACATTGATCCCCCCTTCGCTACTAGACAAGATTTTAAAGCTTCCAAAGAGGAGAAAGCTTATCAAGACAAAATTGCAGGCGCTAAATTTATTGAATTTATTCGAAAAAGGTTAATCCTACTGAGAAATCTATTAGCAGAAGATGGCAGCATTTTTATCCATTTAGACCAGCGTAAGATCCATTACATCAAAGTTATAGCAGATGAAGTGTTTGGTGAACATAATTTTCGAAATGAGATCATCTTACCGGGGCGTGCAGCGAAAAACCTACAGCAACAATTTGATTCGATAGCCAAACTCAACGTAAGACACGATACGCTTTTATGGTATTCAAAAAGTGGCAAGACACGATTCTCCAAATCGTGGGTTAGAAAACATAGCGAGAGCAATCCAAACGGTCACTGGCATTCATTCTGGAGCACAGCTGACAGGCCGACAATGCGTTACCCTCTCCTCGGCGTAACTCCTGAGACTGGACAATGGACGTGGAAAGAGGATAGGGCATTAAAAGCTTTCGAAAATCATCAAAGATTTCTCCAAGAAGCTGGAGATAGGACGCTTGTAGAATACTGGCGCGATACTGGTAAATCACTCCAATTCTTAAGGGCTGGAGACGAAGACGGTAAACCACAATACTGGCGTGCGCCGAGCGATATTCAACTTACTGACACTGTATGGTCAGGAGTACCAATATATAGTAGCTCTACAAAATATCCAACCGAGAAAAATGAAGCCCTGTTGAGTCAAATTATTGAACTTGCTTCCTCTGAAGGTGATCTGGTTTTAGATGCGTTTGCCGGATCAGGAACTACACTATCAACAGCTCAAAAACTGTCACGTCGATGGATTGGTATTGATGTTGGCAAGCTCTCAATCTACACAATCCAGAAACGCCTGTTGAACTTGATTAATAGCAGCGAAATTCTCAAATCTAATACTGGATTCACACTTTACAATGCTGGTCTGTATGATTTTTCGAAGTTGAAGACGTTATCTGAAGGAGATTGGAGATTTTTCGCTTTGGCTCTTTTTCAATGTGATGATCTCGTACATTTTGTCAATGGGATCAAATTCGATGGCAAACGATCAGGAGACGACGTATTAATTTTTGATCATTTGCTAGGAAATGGCGCTGTCTTAGATCTTGGTTTTATTGATAATCTGCATCAAGCGCTTGATGGGAAAGCCACTGATGAAATATATATCATCGCTCCAGCAGCAAGTGTAGTTTTTTTAAATGACTATATTGATAAAGATCAAGTGCGGTATTGGATACTACGAATCCCCTATTCTATAATCAACGAGTTACATCTAACACAATTTCAAGCACCCAAACAGCCAATAAATTCAGAGGAAATTAATATTGTCGTGGAAAGTGTAGGATTCGACTTTATGAATCAGCCGCGAGTAAAATGTACTTTTACTCGCGCTGGTGATCAGGCTTACATCATAATTGATGATTTCGTCAGTCGCGCATTAAGTGTTGATAATACAGCTCAATCTTCAGATATTGATAAACTATCAATGATATTAATAGATTTTGATTATACAAATGAATTTGAAGCGGATTCTACTATATCCGCATTTAGTATGGATGAGGTTTTTTATGCAAATGAAATAAAAACTTCACCACCATCTATTAGTTTCTCTTATAGAGACCTCGGTGAACACTGCATGATTATATATATCGATATTTTCGGCAATGAGTATACTGAGATTAAAAGTAGATCAGATTTTATAGAAAACTGGGATAACATACCCGCAAAGTTGTCTAAAAATACGATTAGAAAAGGGGATACCAATGATTGA
- a CDS encoding alpha/beta hydrolase family protein gives MSQPSHRAETIPVSASTPVVSVAPVVLPAPGRTVDLQMRVSAPMTGRDLPIVLLSHGHGNSNNLSSLNGYGPLAHFWASHGFVVIQPTHLSSKTLRDVVNPNDPEAPLFWRSRAEDMRRILDGLNVIEASVPGLQGRLDRSRISVAGHSMGGHTAGMLLGARYTDPHDGTEVDLADARIKAGVLLTPPGGGGADLSAFAAERYPFFLNPSFAEMTTPALVVVGDRDASPHLTVRGPDWHADPYVLSPSPKCLLTLFGAEHGLGGVAGYDAAETTDESPERVEAVGRLTWAYLRSALYPGDPAWEDATEALKNSPHPLGRVERK, from the coding sequence ATGAGCCAGCCAAGCCACCGAGCCGAAACCATACCCGTCAGCGCCTCCACTCCGGTCGTCTCGGTCGCCCCGGTGGTGCTGCCCGCTCCAGGGCGCACCGTGGACTTGCAGATGCGGGTGTCCGCGCCCATGACCGGCCGCGACCTGCCCATCGTCCTCCTCTCGCACGGCCACGGCAACTCGAACAACCTCTCCTCCCTGAACGGCTACGGCCCGCTCGCCCACTTCTGGGCGTCTCACGGCTTCGTCGTGATCCAGCCCACCCACCTGAGTTCGAAGACGCTGCGCGACGTCGTCAACCCGAACGACCCCGAGGCCCCCCTCTTCTGGCGGTCGAGGGCCGAGGACATGAGGCGCATCCTCGACGGGCTTAACGTCATCGAGGCATCTGTCCCGGGGCTTCAGGGGCGTCTGGACCGCAGCCGGATCTCTGTCGCCGGGCACTCGATGGGCGGACACACCGCGGGGATGCTGCTCGGTGCTCGGTACACCGATCCCCACGACGGAACGGAAGTGGACCTGGCCGACGCCCGGATCAAGGCGGGGGTGCTGCTGACCCCACCCGGTGGAGGCGGGGCCGACCTCAGCGCGTTCGCAGCCGAACGGTACCCCTTTTTCCTGAACCCCAGCTTCGCGGAGATGACGACGCCAGCCCTCGTCGTGGTGGGCGACCGGGACGCCTCCCCCCACTTGACGGTTCGTGGGCCGGATTGGCATGCGGACCCCTACGTCCTGAGTCCCAGCCCCAAGTGCCTGTTGACCCTGTTTGGCGCAGAACACGGCCTGGGCGGAGTGGCTGGGTACGACGCGGCGGAAACGACGGACGAGAGCCCCGAGCGTGTGGAGGCGGTGGGGCGGCTGACCTGGGCCTACCTGCGCAGCGCGCTCTACCCCGGAGACCCTGCCTGGGAAGATGCGACTGAAGCCTTGAAGAACAGTCCCCATCCACTGGGGCGGGTCGAACGCAAGTGA
- a CDS encoding alpha/beta hydrolase family protein produces the protein MSQSTVLPAAASTSTPAPVVSVSPVVLSAPGRGEDLQVRVSAPATGRELPIMVFAHGFGASCNSYAPLVNFWAAHGFVVIQPTFLDSKTLGLSPEDSRTPSIWRFRVEDMKRSLDGLDLIEASVPGLQGRLDRSRVAAAGHSYGAQTTGMLLGARVLDSGGFPGKDMSDPRIKVGVLLSATGRGGEDLTPFAAEHFPFMNPSFAEMTTPALVVAGDQDDSPLSVRGPDWFTDAYTLSPEDKCLVTFFGAEHMLGGISGDLVTETTDENPERVAWVQRLTWAYLRSALYPGDPAWSAACAALMDSPKPLGRVEWK, from the coding sequence ATGAGCCAATCCACTGTTTTACCTGCTGCGGCCTCCACCAGTACGCCTGCTCCCGTTGTATCGGTCAGTCCGGTGGTCCTGTCCGCTCCAGGCCGTGGCGAGGACTTGCAGGTGCGAGTCTCCGCCCCCGCGACCGGGCGCGAATTGCCGATCATGGTCTTTGCGCACGGCTTTGGTGCTTCCTGCAACAGTTATGCCCCTCTTGTGAACTTCTGGGCGGCGCACGGCTTCGTCGTGATCCAGCCGACCTTTCTCGACTCCAAGACGCTGGGGCTCAGCCCGGAGGACTCCCGGACCCCCTCGATCTGGCGGTTCCGGGTCGAAGACATGAAACGCAGTCTCGACGGCCTCGATCTCATCGAAGCTTCCGTGCCGGGGCTTCAGGGGCGCCTCGACCGGAGCCGTGTCGCCGCCGCCGGTCATTCGTACGGTGCTCAGACGACGGGGATGTTGTTGGGCGCGCGGGTTCTCGATTCCGGCGGCTTCCCGGGAAAGGACATGTCCGACCCGCGCATCAAGGTGGGCGTGCTGCTTTCGGCCACGGGCCGGGGGGGTGAGGATCTCACTCCGTTTGCGGCCGAGCATTTTCCGTTCATGAACCCGAGCTTCGCGGAGATGACGACCCCGGCCCTCGTGGTGGCGGGCGATCAGGACGATTCTCCGCTGAGCGTTCGTGGACCGGATTGGTTCACGGATGCCTACACCTTGAGCCCGGAGGACAAGTGTCTGGTGACGTTCTTCGGAGCAGAACACATGCTCGGCGGAATTTCCGGAGACCTCGTGACAGAAACGACGGACGAGAACCCGGAGCGTGTCGCCTGGGTCCAACGGCTGACCTGGGCCTACCTCCGCAGCGCGCTCTACCCGGGAGACCCCGCCTGGTCCGCCGCGTGTGCCGCGCTCATGGACAGCCCCAAGCCGCTGGGCCGGGTCGAATGGAAGTGA
- a CDS encoding HNH endonuclease: protein MKRRKVYRKTRDKATGKVRSLHRVLAEQLLARPLAPGEIVHHRDGDSTNNDPANLLVLPSQRYHAHIEYHLRCARKGMPSLFPELFRDVTECRQGTLFESVLPF, encoded by the coding sequence ATGAAGCGCCGCAAGGTCTACCGCAAGACACGCGACAAGGCGACGGGCAAAGTCCGCTCCCTGCACCGTGTCCTGGCCGAGCAGCTGCTGGCCCGTCCCCTGGCCCCCGGCGAGATCGTCCACCACCGCGACGGCGACAGCACCAACAACGATCCGGCCAACCTGCTGGTGCTGCCCAGCCAGCGCTACCACGCCCACATCGAGTACCACCTGCGCTGCGCCCGAAAGGGAATGCCCAGCCTGTTCCCCGAGCTGTTCCGCGACGTGACCGAGTGTCGTCAGGGCACGCTGTTCGAGAGCGTGCTCCCCTTCTAA
- a CDS encoding DEAD/DEAH box helicase family protein — MIDHRKYEIQDLVLNVSKNIDPSKYDYTLYEKFIEELCSDREYQKEAIRIAMRYIAGDQYASVQDLAEENYVSNQILERKYGKSAAFISEFQLPNQVSASIDLPTAAGKSYVMYAIARIALAHGLVDRVLILCPSLTIEKHLLEKFRLLSGNASLSSLLPTNSQILNPHIISATESITEGTICIENFHAVLRGVGSSIRDSLKDKGPRTLVLNDEVHHVYNSSEKDMGKWKEFLVDEEFNFKYILGFSGTCYIGNDYFSDVIFRLPLQDLIEQGFAKGVDYVAEDVSESQYEKFQKIYSNHQLNREKYSNLKPLSIFVTKDITSCERLAEDFVKFLAEHEGKSREDVSDKILVVTSSPKHASNVVLLDSVDSRTNPIEWIFSVSMLTEGWDVKNVFQIVPHEERAFNSKLLISQVLGRGLRVPNEYKGERPIVKVFNHDSWSGRIEHLVSSILESEVKLFSFTLDKQPDYNFTIHQFIYEKTTILGEIEEATEFDFNKEFVLLESQSEYLDRETYYGRIGDKEDVRRSTLTKIRYRMYSVEEVANHILKKLQSIDLEIHTDYSSKYNKDWLEKMIRASLRNAGEDSDFVSEANRQHLQAAFGSISSGSNATLRYTNTEKELRVIKTESRPRDSISLSLLRRGISTIFIDHDSVKNSDPVTQAVIKEMESDDSLPRSAYYKIENRYLFKTPLNLAIASSRPEKDFLSKLTQQASATSITSWIKSTDNNFYSIEYSLRQGKSIINRSFNPDFFIKIGNIIFVIEIKSDEDSKDPSQENKAKFHAAKKHFSLINSKQQEIVYHFHFLTPTDYDKFFKFIIDKNYNYISKMDVALESSEND, encoded by the coding sequence ATGATTGATCATCGAAAATATGAAATTCAGGATTTAGTACTAAATGTAAGCAAAAATATAGATCCTTCAAAATATGATTATACTTTATATGAAAAATTTATTGAAGAACTTTGTTCAGACAGAGAATATCAGAAGGAAGCAATCAGAATCGCTATGCGCTATATTGCGGGTGATCAATACGCCAGCGTACAGGACTTAGCTGAAGAAAACTATGTCAGTAATCAAATACTAGAGAGAAAATATGGTAAGTCTGCAGCCTTCATCTCTGAGTTCCAATTACCAAATCAAGTCTCCGCATCAATTGACTTACCTACGGCTGCAGGAAAAAGTTATGTGATGTATGCTATTGCACGAATAGCACTCGCGCACGGTCTAGTTGACAGGGTACTGATACTATGTCCTTCCCTAACAATTGAAAAGCACCTTTTAGAAAAATTTAGATTGCTGTCGGGCAATGCTTCTTTAAGTTCTCTGCTTCCGACAAATTCTCAGATATTGAATCCACATATTATTAGCGCAACTGAATCAATAACTGAAGGAACTATTTGCATAGAAAACTTTCATGCAGTTCTAAGGGGTGTTGGGTCTTCTATCAGAGATAGTTTAAAAGATAAAGGACCAAGGACTCTTGTTTTAAATGATGAAGTTCATCATGTTTATAATTCCTCAGAGAAAGATATGGGAAAATGGAAAGAGTTCTTAGTAGATGAAGAGTTCAATTTTAAGTATATTCTCGGCTTTTCTGGTACTTGCTACATCGGCAATGATTATTTTTCAGACGTAATATTTCGACTACCACTGCAGGATCTAATTGAACAGGGATTTGCTAAGGGTGTTGACTATGTGGCGGAAGATGTTTCCGAATCACAATACGAAAAATTTCAAAAAATATATTCTAATCATCAGCTCAATAGGGAAAAATACAGCAATTTAAAGCCACTATCTATATTTGTGACAAAGGATATCACGAGTTGTGAAAGATTAGCTGAAGATTTTGTAAAATTCCTAGCTGAGCATGAGGGCAAATCTAGAGAAGATGTGTCTGATAAAATACTTGTTGTAACATCATCACCGAAGCATGCTTCTAATGTTGTTCTTTTAGATAGTGTCGATTCACGGACGAATCCAATTGAATGGATATTCTCTGTAAGTATGCTCACCGAAGGCTGGGATGTTAAAAATGTTTTTCAGATTGTACCTCATGAAGAACGGGCTTTTAATAGCAAATTGCTTATTTCTCAAGTGCTCGGGCGCGGTCTTAGAGTACCTAATGAGTATAAAGGTGAGCGTCCGATCGTAAAAGTCTTCAACCATGACTCCTGGTCTGGGAGGATTGAGCATCTTGTAAGCTCAATTCTAGAATCAGAGGTAAAACTTTTTTCTTTTACTCTGGATAAACAACCAGATTACAATTTTACTATACATCAATTTATCTACGAGAAAACTACAATATTAGGAGAAATAGAAGAAGCTACTGAATTCGATTTTAATAAAGAGTTTGTTTTATTGGAGTCTCAATCTGAATATCTAGATCGAGAGACTTATTATGGTAGAATTGGAGATAAAGAAGATGTTAGAAGATCTACTTTAACAAAAATACGTTATCGCATGTATTCTGTTGAAGAAGTAGCAAATCATATTTTAAAAAAATTACAAAGTATTGATCTTGAAATACATACAGATTATTCATCAAAATATAACAAGGATTGGCTAGAGAAAATGATTCGAGCCTCACTCAGGAATGCAGGCGAGGATAGTGACTTTGTGAGTGAGGCTAACCGCCAGCATTTGCAAGCAGCTTTCGGATCGATAAGTAGCGGGTCAAACGCCACTTTGAGATATACAAACACAGAAAAGGAATTGCGTGTAATTAAAACGGAGAGTCGCCCAAGAGATAGTATTAGTTTATCCCTTTTGAGGAGAGGCATATCTACGATATTTATTGATCATGATTCAGTGAAAAACAGCGATCCAGTAACACAAGCAGTCATTAAAGAAATGGAATCAGATGACTCTTTGCCCAGATCAGCATATTATAAAATCGAAAATAGGTATCTCTTTAAAACACCATTGAATCTTGCTATAGCAAGTAGTAGGCCGGAAAAAGATTTTCTGAGCAAATTGACCCAGCAAGCTTCAGCAACCTCAATTACTAGTTGGATAAAATCTACGGATAATAATTTTTACTCGATAGAATATTCTCTCCGACAAGGTAAATCTATTATAAATAGAAGTTTCAATCCAGATTTTTTTATTAAAATTGGGAACATTATTTTCGTAATTGAGATAAAATCAGACGAAGACTCGAAAGATCCTTCTCAAGAAAACAAAGCAAAATTTCATGCAGCGAAGAAACACTTCTCACTGATAAACTCAAAACAGCAAGAAATAGTATATCACTTTCACTTTCTAACTCCTACTGATTATGACAAATTCTTCAAATTTATAATAGATAAAAACTACAATTATATATCAAAAATGGATGTTGCACTAGAATCTTCTGAAAATGACTAA